Proteins found in one Anopheles aquasalis chromosome 3, idAnoAquaMG_Q_19, whole genome shotgun sequence genomic segment:
- the LOC126578580 gene encoding serine-rich adhesin for platelets-like isoform X3 produces the protein MQSLETASCPEADFLLNDAYCKLRKSPSRQSSLLIDAPPQYPNLPSPLLNDSTPLFNTSSSVGSPNASSLSPTFASLSASHSTSPPATLLASPSSPKRRTPTDPPTTTTTTTATAAAAAAAVVGTGNTSLGSQLLLKSISPSVPSNKSKQTGTPNAAAVNHHHHHHYHIHHNEKRGATESSGFGSETPTKKPKLSSSSVPSSSSSSSSSSAPSSSSGGPDQQHHHHHHHHQHHHQNRHHHHSHHNSSGVDSSGNGASSSVGGAGGGGNGNGNSASHINNNGGNGEGSCSGSTPTQRLPHVVGQAAGGTKFNIHDKLRELYLDLLVEESGGDSELEKLSLKSTSFLLEKLIMREQLNTLIVNLYPGNKGYSLAFRIGPRDDGSRNVSNISKSGAATMGTTPPAMGTGIGPPSDSLSGSGDAGNENLQETMRWPYEEEELLECIDREELPLVLMDILVSKCPGLFYAGCVIAEVRDYRPWFPIHTCDTFHVLLKPTNQTLLADVNKMTADGEWSAEDKLVLESQLVLATAEPLCLDPNPAVGTMVINQQHRRQLLNTAPIRRQAKKFSQVAVNRKRKTDQFTHNFGLELSDFITKYRARPPRPHNARRGVVSFTMPKKPSDVVPVVNVPSLEFPELAVPSDLNVEKNARKFEAPKESRDCIPQLTEEYILETDRVVSRGDTRVYHIKLSIFQRPSNSEFLGELYVDRDYRVNERNGEACQFSLGTRAHAHRYIQQFTEIFTEEGRKSVKITHLVPGQVPKVLHTAGMREQNVQQHQQLQQQQQQQQQQQQQQQQQQQQQLQQQQQQQQLISPSQQQHNQQQQQQQQLQHQQQQTLVQQQISQIQQRLQSNSTQALLTRLQPTNPALATQIASIATGSGSNITLNATHPNSLPGNQSQQPQTLSSPSQSALAHQQILTAAATGANILSIGTTTAVAAQAQTAPNAQQQQPPIQPSPQGQIHTQQQHLLVSSGQQQPQQQQQLFAATNACDGSSGTSVVSTGNSLAGTVPTAQGTTITLQSQPAQHGQHIQQPQQQTLSLSNGSLLLVQPSGQISNLTMTTNAAGQQQLVASNATTGSTVGNANGAQGFTFASGGQTATIINQAGGRTIGNTVPLLVRLDNSKVTRDASGTLISTLTQQAPSGQVQLQAQQSAVSQLAQQQQQQQQQQQQQQIQGQQQQQQQQLQGQPQLQLQSQQAQNQAGPIHTTNPEIKAIAISIMNSANQFTNRQQQQQQQQSSTKSSSNAAILSLLNSAPAAMTNSPVLSSNLTLPAGKSVSDLQHHQHQNQQQQQQQQHTVHHHQTVGGGTTTTISGNAAAALFNSVGGRKISIQQAQASGQNRILNHANLITVSSAVGGGSNNQTQLINIQPSDLQSGHTTVQSLASQQQQSQQQQPQQQQSQQSAQAGNIRVTMSALATQLASPPAILTTSNLPQSFNVVAAAAAAAAASSSSSGGNGSVGSSGPSGTFQTTGTGTTNKLIINSANHQRVLNINTSSGTNPSMAAVVAGTLGGTIRRMRDAGNVGGNAGEGIQLQIQGLAANPSGTNTSVVGNINNRSLVADQLQIQNIASPGSDHSNASSTSLASNSNGGAGGVTNVGLNGGNNGSNIIFNTMSGLSALLSNSSASSMVSGAPTQSISIGNDGTTAVVGLSPASSNSSNGAGGGLAGSGGAAVLGGGSNNNTNSALIERLTSSSSINLTNSSNLPSTSPGLQFTIPSPKTPQQQSQSSQAHLQIQSPASSISPLSSPPPQVTILPSPQSQQQQQQQQQSQQQTQQSQNHTQVTTGTQQQPTTVNLQGLNFTSLHGAMASIPGLQNVQVQIPGLPQPISLALSSTPSGATTGVLNNSGNNSAGQTTSLLVSVPVTNTTQASMNTINAGANNTILSGNSQTTQTVVLTNPQTSGSSILTLPIAQFVTSGGMKGLGQQSIRTGGPLTVNAGQPGQQIQLLNISQRPRPGQLPVAVSGAGTSPIMTKQLAARVAQHRQQMATAGGSTLKISTPISGSHHGGQLSNALNVTQNATPNQLVMATKQLQLKIQQQQQQQQHHQLQQQQQQQQIITGTSNQSTIVGSNATQIHIQQPQQILTQQVSQQAQAQATQQINIISNSVVTPLSLSSPVAVATANTPQQTHQNIGSLAAPVAAASSAGKHRKRSAADLNK, from the exons ATGCAAAGCTTGGAAACAGCATCATGTCCAGAAGCCGAT TTCTTGCTAAATGATGCGTATTGTAAGCTGAGGAAGTCTCCGTCTCGGCAATCTTCGCTGCTCATAGACGCTCCGCCGCAGTATCCCAACCTGCCTAGCCCTCTACTTAACGACAGTACCCCACTGTTCAACACCTCCTCCTCGGTTGGCAGTCCCAACGCTTCTTCGCTATCGCCAACGTTCGCCTCTCTTAGCGCCAGCCATTCCacatcaccaccggccacacTTCTAGCCTCTCCGTCGTCACCCAAACGGAggacaccgaccgacccgccgacgacgacgacgacgacgacggcaacggcggcggcggctgcagcggcagtTGTAGGGACTGGCAACACGAGCCTTGGATCGCAACTGCTCCTCAAATCAATCAGCCCGTCAGTTCCTAGCAACAAAtccaagcaaacgggcacacCCAACGCTGCAGCCGtaaatcatcaccaccatcatcactatcACATTCATCACAACGAAAAGCGTGGAGCGACAGAATCGTCCGGCTTTGGAAGTGAAACTCCAacgaaaaaaccgaaactctcttcctcttccgttccatcatcatcctcgtcgtcgtcttcgtcctccgctccctcctcttcctccggtgGTCCcgaccagcaacaccatcatcatcaccaccatcatcagcaccatcaccaaaatcgccatcatcatcattcccatcATAACAGCAGCGGTGTAGATAGTAGCGGAAATGGTGCCAGTAGCAGTGTAGGTGGcgccggaggtggtggcaatggAAATGGCAACAGTGCTAGCCACATTaacaacaacggtggcaacggcgAAGGCTCCTGTTCGGGAAGCACTCCTACTCAAAGGCTTCCACACGTTGTTGGGCAAGCGGCTGGTGGAACGAAATTCAACATACATGACAAACTTAGAGAATTATATCTGGATCTGTTGGTGGAGGAGAGCGGTGGTGATAGCGAATTGGAGAAGCTTAGTTTGAAGAGTACGTCCTTTCTGCTGGAGAAGTTGATCATGCGTGAGCAGCTCAACACGCTGATCGTGAATTTGTATCCGGGAAACAAGGGCTATTCGCTCGCTTTTCGGATAGGCCCACGGGATGACGGTAGCCGTAATGTAAGCAAT ATATCAAAGAGTGGtgctgctacgatgggcaccacaccaccggcaaTGGGCACGGGCATCGGTCCACCGTCGGATTCGTTGTCAGGTAGCGGCGATGCGGGCAACGAAAATCTGCAGGAAACCATGCGATGGCCatacgaggaggaggagctgctggagtGCATCGATCGCGAAGAGCTACCGTTGGTGCTAATGGATATACTAGTGAGCAAGTGTCCCGGGTTGTTCTACGCTGGTTGCGTGATTGCCGAGGTGCGTGACTATCGGCCATGGTTTCCTATTCATACCTGTGATACATTTCACGTCCTACTGAAACCAACAAATCAG ACATTGCTGGCAGACGTGAACAAGATGACGGCGGATGGGGAATGGAGTGCGGAGGATAAGCTGGTACTCGAAAGCCAACTTGTGCTGGCCACTGCCGAACCACTCTGCCTCGATCCGAACCCGGCGGTCGGAACTATGGTgatcaatcagcagcaccgaaggCAGCTCCTAAATACTGCACCGATACGCCGGCAGGCTAAGAAGTTTTCGCAAGTGGCCGTTAATCGGAAGAGAAAAACCGATCAATTCACGCACAACTTTGGCTTGGAGCTAAGCGACTTTATAACCAAGTACCGGGCTCGTCCACCACGACCGCATAATGCTCGGCGAGGAGTGGTTAGCTTCACGATGCCGAAAAAACCTTCCgacgtggtgccggtggtgaacGTTCCTAGTCTGGAATTCCCGGAGCTTGCTGTACCGAGCGACTTGAACGTGGAGAAGAATGCCCGTAAATTCGAGGCACCAAAGGAGAGTCGCGATTGCATACCTCAGCTGACGGAGGAGTACATTCTCGAGACGGACCGAGTAGTGAGCCGTGGTGATACTCGCGTATACCACATCAAACTGTCGATCTTTCAACGTCCGTCCAACTCAGAATTCCTTGGGGAGCTCTACGTGGATCGGGACTATCGTGTGAATGAACGTAATGGAGAGGCTTGCCAATTTTCCCTAGGCACCCGAGCCCATGCCCACCGTTATATACAGCAATTTACGGAAATCTTCACCGAGGAAGGTCGGAAATCCGTCAAAATAACGCATCTGGTGCCGGGACAGGTGCCAAAGGTACTCCATACTGCTGGCATGAGAGAGCAAAATgtacagcaacatcagcaattgcagcaacagcagcaacagcagcagcaacagcaacagcagcaacaacagcaacaacaacagcagctacagcagcagcagcaacaacaacaattgatATCACcttcccagcagcaacacaaccaacaacaacagcaacagcaacagttgcagcatcaacagcagcaaaccctAGTACAGCAGCAAATTTCCCAGATACAACAACGATTACAGTCGAATTCGACTCAGGCCTTGCTCACACGTTTACAACCAACCAATCCTGCTCTGGCCACGCAGATTGCCTCGATTGCAACGGGTAGCGGCTCGAACATAACCCTTAACGCAACCCATCCTAATTCGCTGCCAGGGAATCAATCTCAGCAACCGCAGACACTGTCATCGCCATCTCAGTCGGCATTGGCTCATCAGCAAATACTTACCGCCGCTGCAACGGGTGCTAATATTCTCAGTATAGGCACGACGACCGCCGTGGCAGCACAGGCACAAACCGCGCCGaacgcacaacagcagcaaccaccaatTCAACCGTCGCCACAGGGGCAAATCCacactcaacaacaacatttgctggTATCTtctgggcagcagcaaccccaacaacagcaacagctgttTGCCGCTACTAACGCTTGTGACGGAAGCAGTGGAACCTCTGTGGTGAGCACCGGTAACTCTCTCGCTGGTACGGTACCGACAGCCCAAGGAACCACGATCACGCTGCAGTCGCAGCCGGCTCAACATGGCCAGCACATccaacaaccgcagcagcaaacgcttAGCCTTAGCAACGGATCACTTCTACTCGTTCAACCATCAGGTCAGATATCGAACCTAACGATGACAACCAATGCCGccggacagcagcagttggtggcCAGCAATGCTACTACCGGTAGTACGGTAGGAAATGCGAACGGGGCGCAAGGCTTCACATTTGCTTCTGGAGGACAaacggccaccatcatcaatcaagcTGGTGGCCGAACAATCGGTAATACTGTTCCACTGCTGGTAAGGCTAGACAACAGCAAGGTTACACGAGACGCGTCCGGTACTCTCATCTCTACGCTTACGCAACAGGCCCCATCTGGCCAGGTGCAGCTGCAGGCTCAGCAAAGTGCTGTATCACAGCTagctcaacaacagcagcaacagcaacaacagcaacagcagcaacaaatacaaggacagcaacaacaacaacaacaacagttacAAGGACAGCCTCAGCTTCAACTGCAATCACAGCAGGCTCAAAACCAAGCAGGCCCAATCCATACGACCAATCCGGAAATCAAAGCCattgccatcagcatcatgaaTTCGGCGAATCAATTTACcaaccggcaacagcaacaacagcagcaacagtcgagTACTAAATCAAGCAGCAATGCCGCAATACTCAGTCTACTAAACAGTGCTCCGGCTGCCATGACCAATTCACCGGTGTTAAGTAGCAACCTTACGCTTCCGGCCGGCAAGTCAGTCAGCGATttgcaacatcatcagcaccagaaccaacagcagcagcagcagcagcaacacacggttcaccaccaccaaacagtaGGAGGTGgaacaacgacaacaattagtggaaatgctgctgccgcgctGTTCAATAGCGTCGGAGGGCGTAAAATAAGTATCCAGCAGGCACAGGCGAGCGGTCAAAACCGAATACTGAACCATGCCAATCTCATTACGGTCAGCAgtgccgtcggtggtggttccaacaatcaaacacaacTGATCAACATACAACCGAGTGATCTGCAGTCAGGCCATACGACGGTCCAATCGCTAgcatcacagcagcaacaatcgcagcaacagcaaccacagcaacagcaatcgcaGCAGTCCGCGCAAGCAGGCAATATTCGGGTCACAATGTCGGCACTCGCCACCCAGTTAGCGTCTCCTCCTGCAATACTGACCACCTCGAACCTGCCCCAAAGCTTCAACGTCGTtgcggcggctgcagctgcagctgctgcttcgtcttcctcttcgGGTGGCAACGGGTCGGTAGGCAGTAGTGGGCCCAGTGGCACTTTTCAGACCACCGGAACAGGGACGACCAATAAGTTGATCATCAACAGTGCGAATCATCAGCGGGTACTCAACATAAATACCAGCAGCGGAACCAACCCTTCAATGGCAGCGGTCGTAGCCGGCACACTGGGTGGAACAATAAGACGTATGCGCGATGCTGGCAATGTGGGGGGGAATGCTGGCGAAGGAATACAGCTACAGATTCAGGGGCTGGCTGCTAACCCCTCTGGAACCAATACATCGGTTGTcggaaacataaacaaccgATCGCTCGTAGCTGATCAGCTGCAAATACAGAATATTGCCTCCCCAGGCAGCGATCACTCGAATGCATCCTCCACGTCCCTGGCGAGTAACAGCAACGGCGGTGCGGGGGGTGTGACAAATGTCGGCCTGAATGGTGGCAACAATGGCAGCAATATTATCTTCAACACCATGTCCGGTTTAAGCGCACTGCTTTCCAATAGTTCGGCTTCATCGATGGTATCCGGCGCGCCTACTCAATCAATCTCCATTGGCAACGATGGAACAACGGCAGTGGTTGGTCTAAGCccagcgagcagcaacagtagcaatggtgccggtggtggcctaGCAGGCAGTGGCGGTGCAGCAGTCCTCGGCGGTGGCAGTAATAATAACACTAACTCAGCATTAATCGAAAGACTGACTTCATCTAGTAGCATAAACCTTACCAATAGTAGTAACCTACCGTCAACGAGCCCTGGGTTGCAGTTCACCATACCGTCGCCGAaaacaccacagcagcagtcacaATCTTCGCAAGCCCATTTGCAAATACAATCACCTGCCAGCTCGATATCGCCCCTTTCTAGTCCACCGCCACAGGTTACCATCCTACCGTCGCCgcaatcacagcagcagcagcagcaacaacaacagtcacaacagcaaacgcaaCAGTCTCAAAACCACACGCAAGTGACTACTGGTACCCAGCAACAGCCTACTACGGTCAATCTGCAGGGATTAAACTTTACCAGCCTTCACGGTGCGATGGCGTCAATTCCGGGACTGCAAAACGTTCAG GTTCAAATCCCCGGACTTCCACAGCCGATTTCCCTGGCACTATCGTCTACGCCGTCAGGAGCGACGACGGGTGTGTTGAATAACTCGGGGAACAACAGCGCAGGCCAGACGACTAGCCTACTTGTGTCCGTTCCTGTAACCAACACCACACAGGCTTCTATGAACACCATCAATGCCGGTGCTAACAATACCATTCTGTCTGGTAACTCGCAAACGACACAAACGGTCGTTTTGACGAACCCACAAACAAGTGGCTCCAGTATACTCACTTTACCCATTG CTCAATTTGTTACGTCCGGCGGCATGAAAGGACTTGGTCAGCAAAGCATACGAACCGGCGGACCACTAACGGTGAATGCGGGACAACCGGGTCAACAGATACAGCTGCTGAACATCAGTCAACGGCCTCGGCCGGGTCAGCTGCCGGTAGCCGTCAGTGGCGCAGGGACGTCGCCCATTATGACCAAGCAGCTGGCCGCCCGCGTTGCCCAACACCGCCAACAGATGGCCACCGCTGGCGGGTCTACGCTTAAGATATCTACACCCATTTCCG GTTCCCATCACGGTGGCCAACTGAGTAATGCTCTTAACGTCACTCAAAACGCCACACCTAACCAGCTCGTCATGGCCACGAAGCAACTGCAgttgaaaattcaacaacaacaacaacaacagcaacatcatcaactgcagcaacaacagcagcagcaacaaattaTAACCGGAACCAGTAACCAATCAACGATTGTCGGCAGCAATGCCACGCAAATCCACATCCAACAACCGCAGCAGATACTAACGCAACAGGTATCGCAGCAAGCGCAAGCACAGGCGACTCAGCAAATCAATATCATCAGCAATAGCGTGGTGACACCTCTTTCCCTGTCGAGCCCGGTTGCTGTAGCAACGGCCAATACACCGCAGCAAACGCACCAGAACATTGGGTCGCTGGCGGCACCGGtcgcagcagcttcttctgcagGCAAGCATAGAAAACGATCTGCGGCGGATCTTAATAAGTAG